Part of the Nocardioides perillae genome is shown below.
ATCGTCTTCTCGGGCATGGTGTTGACGGTGCCGGCGACGACGAGCTCGGTGACGTAGAGCGTGTCGGGGTAGGCGGGGTCCTTGACGCCGGTCGAGGCCCACAGCGGCCGCTGCGGCTTGGCCCCGGCCTCCTCGAGCACGCGCCAGCGGTCGGAGGAGAAGACCTCCTGGAAGGCGGCGTAGGCGAGGCGGGCGTTGGCGATCGCGGCCTTGCCCTTGAGCGCCGCCGCCTCGTCGGTGCCGATCGCGTCGAGCCGCTTGTCGACCTCGGAGTCCACGCGGGACACGAAGAAGGACGCCACCGACGTGATCTGGCTGACGTCGAGGCCCGCGTCGCGGGCCTGCTCCAGGCCGGTGAGGTAGGCGTCCATCACCGCGCGGTAGCGCTCCAGGCTGAAGATCAGCGTGACGTTGACGCTGATGCCCTCGGCGATGGCGCCGGTGATGGCGGGCAGCCCCTCCTGCGTGGCGGGGACCTTGACGTAGCAGTTGCGGCGGTCGACCGCCTGCCACAGCTGGCGCGCCTGGGCGAGGGTGCCCTCGGTGTCGCGGGCCAGGCCCGGCTCCACCTCGATCGACACGCGGCCGTCGGCCTCGGTCTCGTCGGCCACCTGCTGCATCACGTCGCAGGCGTTGCGGACGTCCTCGGTGGTGAGCTCGAAGATCGCGCGGTCGACGTCGGCGCCCTCGGCGACCAGTCGCCGCACCTGCTCGTCGTAGCGCTCGCCCTCGGCGAGGGCCGAGGCGAAGATCGTCGGGTTGGTGGTGACACCGGTGACGGAGCGCTCGCGCACGAGGTCGGCGAGGTTGCCGGTCTCGATGCGCTCGCGCGAGAGGTCGTCGAGCCAGATGGAGACGCCGGCATCGGCGAGGGACTTCAGACGGTCGGACACGGGATTCCTTCCCTGCTGCTGGTTGCTGCTGGGTGGGCGGCGCCGGCGGGGCCGGCGCAGGTCAGCGGTCGCGGACCGCGGCGAGGCTGTCGCGAGCGGCGTCGGCCACGGTCTCGGTGGTCATGCCGTACTCGCGGAAGATCCGGGCCTGGTCGGCGCTGGCGCCGTAGGTCTCGATCGACACGGTGCGGCCGTGGTCGCCCACGACCTCGCGCCAGCCCTGCGCGATGCCGGCCTCCACCGAGACGCGCGCCTTCACCGACGGCGGGAGCACCGACTCGCGGTAGGCCTCGTCCTGCGCGTCGAACCACTCGCGGCACGGCATCGAGACCACCCGGGCGCGGATGCCCTCGGCGGCGAGGACCTGCCGGGCCTCGACCGCCATCTGCACCTCGGAGCCCGTGGCCACGAGCAGCACGTCGGGCTGCCCGCCCTCGACGTCGAGCAGCACGTAGGCGCCGCGGGCGACGCCCTCGGCCGAGCCCCACTCCTCGCCGTCGACGGCGCCGCGGGGGAAGGTGGGCACGTTCTGCCGGGTCAGGCACAGGCCGGCCGGGTGGTCGGTGTGCTCGAGCACGGTGCGCCACGCGACCGCGGTCTCGTTGGCGTCGGCGGGCCGCACGACGGCGAGCCCCGGGATCGCGCGCAGCGCGGCGAGGTGCTCCACCGGCTGGTGGGTCGGCCCGTCCTCGCCGAGGCCGATCGAGTCGTGGGTCCACACGTAGGTCGTGGGCAGCCCCATGAGGGCGGCGAGCCGCACGGCGGGGCGCATGTAGTCGCTGAACTGCAGGAACGTGCCGCCGAAGACGCGCGTGCCGCCGTGGAGCGCGATGCCGTTCATGATCGCGCCCATGGCGTGCTCGCGGATGCCGAAGTGCAGGACACGGCCGTAGGGGTTGCCGGTGAACATCCGCGTGGAGTGCTCGGCGGGCAGGAACGAGTCCTCGCCCTCGATGGTGGTGTTGTTGGACTCCGCCAGGTCCGCCGAGCCACCCCAGAGCTCGGGCAGCACACCGGCGAGGGCGTTGATGACCTTGCCGGAGGCCTTCCGGGTGGCGACGCCCTTCGGGTCGGCCTCGAACGTCGGCAGGGCGTCGGCCCAGCCCGACGGCAGGGTGCGGGTGCGCATCCGGTCGTAGAGGTCGGCGCGCTCGCCGGCGGACTCGCGCCAGGTGGCCAGGCGCTGCTCCCAGGCGGCCTGCGCCTCCTTGCCGCGGTCGGTGGCCCGACGGGTGTGGGCCAGGACGTCGTCGGGGACCTCGAAGGTCTGCTCCGGGTCGAAGCCGAGGAGGCGCTTGGTCGCGGCCACCTCCTCCTCGCCGAGCGCGGAGCCGTGGCTCGCACCCGTGCCCTGGGCGTTCGGGGCGGGGTAGGCGATGAGGGTCTTCAGCACGATGAAGCTCGGGCGGTCGGTGACCTGGCGCGCGGCCTCGAGCGCGTCGTACAGCGCCTGGACGTCCTCGTGGTAGGCCTCGCCGGCCTTCCAGTCGACGACCTGCACGTGCCAGCCGTAGGCCTCGTAGCGCTTCGCGGTGTCCTCGGAGAGCGCCACCGAGGTGTCGTCCTCGATCGAGATCTCGTTGTCGTCGTAGATGACGGTGAGGTTGCCGAGCTGCTGGTGGCCGGCGAGCGAGGAGGCCTCGGCGCTGACGCCCTCCTGGACGTCGCCGTCGGAGCAGATCGCGTAGACGTGGTGGTCGAAGGGGCTCTCGCCCGCAGGCGCGTCGGGGTCGAGCAGCCCGCGCTCGCGGCGCGCGGCCATGGCCATGCCGACGGCGTTGGCGACGCCCTGGCCCAGCGGACCGGTGGTGGTCTCGACGCCCGCGGTGTGGCCGTGCTCGGGGTGACCGGGGGTCTTCGAGCCCCAGGTGCGCAGCGCCTTGATGTCGTCGAGCTCCAGGCCCCACCCGCCGAGGTAGAGCTGCAGGTAGAGCGTGAGG
Proteins encoded:
- the tal gene encoding transaldolase, with amino-acid sequence MSDRLKSLADAGVSIWLDDLSRERIETGNLADLVRERSVTGVTTNPTIFASALAEGERYDEQVRRLVAEGADVDRAIFELTTEDVRNACDVMQQVADETEADGRVSIEVEPGLARDTEGTLAQARQLWQAVDRRNCYVKVPATQEGLPAITGAIAEGISVNVTLIFSLERYRAVMDAYLTGLEQARDAGLDVSQITSVASFFVSRVDSEVDKRLDAIGTDEAAALKGKAAIANARLAYAAFQEVFSSDRWRVLEEAGAKPQRPLWASTGVKDPAYPDTLYVTELVVAGTVNTMPEKTMAAFADHGEVEGDRVTGRAAEAQEVMDRLAAVGVDFDDVLVVLEEEGVSKFDASWAELVETVEGQLAQAREAGA
- the tkt gene encoding transketolase, with protein sequence MTARLDWTELDAKAVDTVRVLAIDAVQKVGNGHPGTAMSLAPVAYTLFQKVMRHNPADPAWAGRDRFVLSAGHTSLTLYLQLYLGGWGLELDDIKALRTWGSKTPGHPEHGHTAGVETTTGPLGQGVANAVGMAMAARRERGLLDPDAPAGESPFDHHVYAICSDGDVQEGVSAEASSLAGHQQLGNLTVIYDDNEISIEDDTSVALSEDTAKRYEAYGWHVQVVDWKAGEAYHEDVQALYDALEAARQVTDRPSFIVLKTLIAYPAPNAQGTGASHGSALGEEEVAATKRLLGFDPEQTFEVPDDVLAHTRRATDRGKEAQAAWEQRLATWRESAGERADLYDRMRTRTLPSGWADALPTFEADPKGVATRKASGKVINALAGVLPELWGGSADLAESNNTTIEGEDSFLPAEHSTRMFTGNPYGRVLHFGIREHAMGAIMNGIALHGGTRVFGGTFLQFSDYMRPAVRLAALMGLPTTYVWTHDSIGLGEDGPTHQPVEHLAALRAIPGLAVVRPADANETAVAWRTVLEHTDHPAGLCLTRQNVPTFPRGAVDGEEWGSAEGVARGAYVLLDVEGGQPDVLLVATGSEVQMAVEARQVLAAEGIRARVVSMPCREWFDAQDEAYRESVLPPSVKARVSVEAGIAQGWREVVGDHGRTVSIETYGASADQARIFREYGMTTETVADAARDSLAAVRDR